In Diaphorobacter ruginosibacter, the genomic stretch CATTCATACATGTTTTCATGGGACCTGCCATGGCGGGTTCCCCTGAGCGTGTTCACGATCCAAGGAGACTCCACCATGTCCTCATCCGCAACCTCGACCGCCACACCGGGACCCGAGGCCTCGCGCGACGCGTTTCTGGCCGCACGCGACTTCCTGCAGGCCCATCGCAGCGACTATGACCGCGCCTACCGCGACTTCCGGTGGCCGCAGCTGGGCGAGTTCAACTGGGCGCTCGACTACTTCGACCACATGGCGCGCGGCAACGGCGCGTCCGCCTTGCACATCGTGGAAGAGGACGGCAGCGAAACCCGGCGCAGCTTCGCCCAGATGAGCGAGCGCTCCGCGCAGGTCGCCAACTGGCTTCAGGGCCTGGGCGTCAAGCGCGGCGACCGCGTGCTGCTCATGCTGGGCAACGAACTCGCACTCTGGGAGCTGATGCTGGCGTGCATCAAGCTGGGCGCGGTGATGATCCCGGCCACCATGCTGCTCACTCCAGAGGATCTGCAGGACCGCCTCGATCGCGGCGCCGTGCGCCACGTGATTGTGGCCAGCGCCCACACGGCCAAGTTCGAACCGCTCGCGGGCGACTACACCCGCATCTGCGTGGGCCAGGAACAGGCCGGCTGGCATGCCTTCGCCCAGGCAGATCGCCACTCCACCGTCTTCGAGCCGACGGGCCGCACCCTGGCCGACGATCCGCTGCTGCTGTACTTCACGAGCGGCACCACGTCCAAGCCCAAGCTCGTGCTGCACACGCACCAGAGCTACCCCGTGGGCCATCTCTCGACGATGTACTGGATCGGCCTGCAGCCCGGCGACGTGCACCTGAACATCAGCTCGCCGGGCTGGGCCAAGCATGCCTGGAGCTGCTTCTTCGCGCCCTGGATCGCCGGTGCGACCATCTTCATCTACAACTATGCGCGCTTCTCCGCCAAGGCCCTGCTGCAGGCACTGCAGGACCACCGGGTGACCAGCCTCTGCGCACCGCCCACCGTGTGGCGCATGATGATCCAGGAGGACCTGGGCCCGTGGCGCGGACGGCTCTCGCTGCGCGAAGTGATTGGCGCGGGAGAACCGCTGAACCCCGAGATCATCGACCAGGTGCAGGACGCCTGGGGCCTCACGCTGCGCGACGGCTTCGGCCAGACCGAGACCTGCGCGCAGATCGGCAACACGCCGGGCCAGAAGCTCAAGCCCGGCTCCATGGGCCGTCCGCTGCCGGGCTACGACGTGGTGCTGCTCGACGTGGACGACAAGGAAAGCAACGAGGGCGAAGTCTCTCTGCGCCTCTCGCCCCGCCCCACGGGCCTGATGGTCTGCTACGAGGACAGCCCCGAGAAGACGCAGCAGGTGATGCGCGAGGGCTACTACCACACGGGCGACACCGCCGAGCGCGACGCCGACGGCTACATCACCTTCGTGGGCCGCGCGGACGACGTGTTCAAGGCCAGCGACTACCGCATCAGCCCGTTCGAGCTGGAGAGTGCGCTCATGGAGCATGACGCCGTGGCCGAAGTGGCGATCGTCCCCAGCCCTGACCCGGTGCGTCTCGCCGTGCCCAAGGCCTACCTGATCCTCACCACCGGCACGCACCCGAGCCGCGAGCTCGCCGAGCAGATCTTCGCCTTCGCGCGCGAGCGGCTGGCGCCCTACAAGCGCGTGCGCCGCATCGAGTTCGTGACCGAGCTGCCGAAGACCATCTCCGGCAAGATCCGCCGCGTGCAGTTGCGCAAGGATGAATCCGCCAAGGTCCTGGCAGCCGAACGCGGGCAGTTCGAGTTCTTCGAAGAGGACTTTCCGGGCCTGAAAGGTTGACGCTCGAAGGGCTGAAGGATCGAAGGGCGGGCGTTGCGCTCCCGCCGTCCATGCAGCATCACGCTGGCCTGGCTCGGCGTACCGCGCGCAGCTTGCCCGAGCGCCCGCCGCCGGCATAGAACAGCCCGTCGCCCCCGCTCTCGAGACCGCTGACCAGCACGCCCTTGGGCAGCATCAGACGCTCCTTCACTGCGCCCGAATGCTTGTCGATGCGGCGCAGCTCGCTCTCCTCGTTTTCCTCGGTGGCATGCCAGAGCTCGCCCTCGTACCACGTCACGCCGGTGACGAAGCGATCGGACTCGATGGTGCGCAGCACCCTGCCGTCAGCGGGGTCGATCTGGCGAATCTTGCGGCTGCGGTAGGCGCCCACCCAGAGGCTGCCTTCCGCCCATGTCAGGCCGGAATCGAAACCACCGCCAGGAGCGGGAATCGACGACACGACCTTGCCCGTGGCAGGCTCGATCTTGTCGATGCGCGTCTCCACGATCTGGTAGAGATGCTTGCCGTCGAAGGCGGTGCCCGCGTCGCCGGGAACGGCAAGTGAGCGCGCCACCGCGCCGCTGCGCGGGTCCACCGCCAGCAGCGTCTCCCCGGTGGCCGCCCAGACATGGGTGCCATCGAAGCTCACGCCGTGGATCACGCCACCGGCCTCATACGGCCCCCATTCGTGCACCACTTCGGCCGCGCCGCTGAGCGTCTGCCGGGATGCTTCATTCATTGATTCAGACATCATTGCTCCTTTCGATGCGCCGGGTAGATGGCAAAGCCTGCGAAAACGGTGGCGCTGGAGTCCACTCTACGCAATCGGCAGCGCAGCAGGGAGTAACAAAACCGTCGCGAATCCGCTCATGGGCGGCAGCAGCCAGCGCCGCGCCCGTGCACTGCCGATGGCGCGCACACGCTGCTCCTCCAGCAGGACCGCGAGCGCGCGCTGCACGCTGCGCTGGCTGCGTCCGAGGGCCTGCGCCAGGGCAGAGGTGCTCCAGGCCGCGCCATCCGCCATCAGTGCCAGCAATTGGGAGGCCTCGTCCTCGGCCAGCGGCACCAGCACGATCACCATATGGCCTGCCTCAAGGCGCAGCGCGAATCCTTCGGCGGTGGATTCGATGCGCGCAAACGAAGCGATGGCCGCGCGCAGGC encodes the following:
- a CDS encoding PQQ-binding-like beta-propeller repeat protein — its product is MNEASRQTLSGAAEVVHEWGPYEAGGVIHGVSFDGTHVWAATGETLLAVDPRSGAVARSLAVPGDAGTAFDGKHLYQIVETRIDKIEPATGKVVSSIPAPGGGFDSGLTWAEGSLWVGAYRSRKIRQIDPADGRVLRTIESDRFVTGVTWYEGELWHATEENEESELRRIDKHSGAVKERLMLPKGVLVSGLESGGDGLFYAGGGRSGKLRAVRRARPA
- a CDS encoding AMP-binding protein; this encodes MSSSATSTATPGPEASRDAFLAARDFLQAHRSDYDRAYRDFRWPQLGEFNWALDYFDHMARGNGASALHIVEEDGSETRRSFAQMSERSAQVANWLQGLGVKRGDRVLLMLGNELALWELMLACIKLGAVMIPATMLLTPEDLQDRLDRGAVRHVIVASAHTAKFEPLAGDYTRICVGQEQAGWHAFAQADRHSTVFEPTGRTLADDPLLLYFTSGTTSKPKLVLHTHQSYPVGHLSTMYWIGLQPGDVHLNISSPGWAKHAWSCFFAPWIAGATIFIYNYARFSAKALLQALQDHRVTSLCAPPTVWRMMIQEDLGPWRGRLSLREVIGAGEPLNPEIIDQVQDAWGLTLRDGFGQTETCAQIGNTPGQKLKPGSMGRPLPGYDVVLLDVDDKESNEGEVSLRLSPRPTGLMVCYEDSPEKTQQVMREGYYHTGDTAERDADGYITFVGRADDVFKASDYRISPFELESALMEHDAVAEVAIVPSPDPVRLAVPKAYLILTTGTHPSRELAEQIFAFARERLAPYKRVRRIEFVTELPKTISGKIRRVQLRKDESAKVLAAERGQFEFFEEDFPGLKG